A single region of the Pectinophora gossypiella chromosome 2, ilPecGoss1.1, whole genome shotgun sequence genome encodes:
- the LOC126378839 gene encoding calaxin produces the protein MASETKQISMAASAIALRGVRLFLSASRAAAARRPAPPPVAKPPRKKPVLPANKLPQKTLEQLLKTSKFNKNELEALYTMYRKLVAAAQAAAPAPVIGQPPLKIEGIDQNTFRDVMHNTFDLVTEETIVDRVWTTWERGAAGGEGALKFDSWVKGLSVLLRGTEDERRNHCFAVYDLNADGYITRDEMFLLLKNSLLKQPGDEDPDEGVRDLVELVLRKLDVDKDGKVSPEDYKAAVEQEPLLLEAFGQCLPSRRHATAFLKTLSTKQ, from the exons ATGGCATCAGAAACTAAACAAATCAGCATGGCGGCGAGCGCCATCGCCCTCCGAGGAGTTCGCTTATTCCTCAGCGCGagccgggcggcggcggcgcgcaggCCTGCGCCCCCGCCCGTGGCGAAGCCCCCGCGCAAGAAGCCTGTGCTGCCGGCTAACAAGCTCCCCCAGAAAACCCTCGAGCAACTGCTGAAGACTTCTAAGTTCAACAA GAATGAGCTGGAGGCTCTATACACGATGTACCGCAAGCTGGTCGCCGCTGCTCAAGCAGCTGCCCCCGCCCCAGTCATCGGACAACCACCGCTCAAGATTGAG GGCATAGACCAGAACACCTTCAGAGACGTGATGCACAATACCTTCGACCTGGTGACAGAGGAGACCATAGTAGACCGGGTGTGGACAACGTGGGAGCGCGGTGCGGCGGGGGGCGAAGGGGCGCTGAAGTTTGACTCCTGGGTGAAGGGGCTGAGTGTGCTGCTGAGAGGGACAGAAGACGAGAGGAGAAACCACTGCTTCGCCGTGTACGACTTGAACGCTGACGGATACATCACGCGCGATGAGATGTTTTTGTTGCTCaa AAATTCCCTCCTGAAGCAGCCCGGAGACGAGGACCCTGATGAGGGAGTGAGAGACCTGGTGGAGCTGGTGCTGAGGAAACTGGACGTGGATAAGGACGGCAAAGTGTCGCCTGAGGATTATAA GGCAGCAGTGGAACAAGAGCCGTTACTTCTAGAAGCATTCGGACAATGTCTACCATCACGACGCCATGCTACCGCCTTCCTGAAGACCTTGAGTACAAAGCAGTAG